One window of the Oncorhynchus mykiss isolate Arlee chromosome 5, USDA_OmykA_1.1, whole genome shotgun sequence genome contains the following:
- the LOC110524669 gene encoding phosphatase and actin regulator 1 isoform X4: MAALPEDEIDRRPIRRVRSKSDTPYITEARLSLHLETVEEVERLAAMRSDSLVPGTHTPPIRRRSKFATLGRLFKPWKWRKKKSEQFKQTSAVLERKMSTRQSREELIKRGVLKDIYDKDGTVVTRGEEVNMENGMSPALGGSDPSHCDGAELMDGAVSAIGTVEFQLSGEGTSPQDHTQNPSQTPPTKKVMVYPGDGGGAESSHHVLKQPKQPPALPPKPFNRLPNHITEGMPVKLPCMSMKLSPPLPPKKLMICVPVGAGVSMEPSALTFQKCPPPSHHVGSLGGHSLHYGTLPVPLHPPSRIIEELNKTLALTMKRYESSLHHVVPTVMIACDNNKENLSNEEDYQDIPGSYRDEEDEDDDETLFSSTLALKVLRKDSLAIKISNRPSVRELEEKNILPRQSDQERLEFRQQIGTKLTRRLSQRPTTEELEQRNILKPRNELEELDEMRELKKRLSRKLSQRPTVEELREAKILTRFSDYVEVADAQDYDRRADKPWTRLTAADKVITLTCRCAHRTHIYNHTHIQSHTNAQSFVGLKNYRNFQ; encoded by the exons ttGAGGAGGTGGAGCGACTGGCAGCGATGCGATCTGATTCGCTTGTCCCtggcacacacacccctcctatTCGCAGACGGAGCAAGTTTGCCACCCTCGGGCGTCTGTTCAAACCGTGGaaatggaggaagaagaagagcgaGCAGTTCAAGCAGACATCTGCTG TCCTGGAGAGGAAGATGTCGACCcggcagagcagagaggagctGATCAAGAGAGGAGTGCTGAAGGACATCTACGAcaaag acGGAACAGTAgtaacgagaggagaggaggtcaaTATGGAGAATGGGATGTCTCCAGCGTTAGGAGGGTCTGATCCATCACATTGTGATGGAGCTGAGCTGATGGATGGAGCAGTGTCAGCCATAG GTACAGTAGAGTTCCAGTTGTCTGGAGAGGGGACGTCTCCACAAGACCACACCCAGAATCCCAGCCAGACTCCACCCACTAAGAAGGTCATGGTGTATCCAGGCGACGGCGGCGGGGCAGAGTCATCTCATCACGTCCTAAAACAACCCAAACAACCCCCAGCGCTACCACCCAAACCCTTCAACAGACTTCCCAACCACATCACAG agGGTATGCCTGTGAAGCTGCCCTGTATGTCCATGAAGctgtctcctcctctacctcctaaGAAGCTGATGATCTGTGTGCCTGTGGGAGCGGGGGTGAGCATGGAGCCCTCGGCCCTCACCTTCCAAAAgtgcccccctccctctcaccatgTGGGGTCCCTTGGGGGCCACTCCCTACACTACGGGACACTTCCTGTGCCCCTACACCCCCCCAGCCGCATCATCGAGGAACTCAACAAGACCCTGGCCCTTACCATGAAGCGATACGAGAG CTCCCTGCACCATGTGGTTCCCACGGTGATGATAGCATGTGATAACAACAAAGAGAACCTCTCCAACGAAGAAGACTACCAAGACATACCTGGGTCGTACAGGGACGAggaggatgaagatgatgatgaaacACTGTTTTCAA gtacCCTGGCTCTGAAGGTATTGAGGAAGGACTCCTTGGCCATTAAGATCAGTAACCGTCCGTCTGTGAGAGAGCTAGAGGAGAAGAACATCCTGCCCAGACAGTCAGACCAGGAGAGACTGGAGTTCAGGCAGCAAATAGGCACCAAGCTCACACG GAGGTTGAGTCAACGGCCAACTACAGAGGAGTTGGAACAGAGAAACATACTCAAAC cgCGTAATGAACTGGAGGAGCTAGATGAGATGAGAGAGCTAAAGAAACGCCTGTCTAGAAag TTGAGTCAGAGGCCTACAGTGGAGGAGCTGAGGGAAGCTAAGATCCTGACCCGCTTCAGTGACTATGTAGAGGTAGCCGACGCCCAGGACTACGACAGGAGGGCAGACAAACCGTGGACAAGACTCACAGCTGCAGATAAGGTAATAACACTCACATGCAGGTGCGCACaccgcacacacatatacaatcacacacacatacaatcacacacaaatgcacagtcATTCGTAGGTTTGAAAAATTacaggaactttcaataa
- the LOC110524669 gene encoding phosphatase and actin regulator 1 isoform X1 yields MSSWYASGSRNDAPSPLPAVIEEKPPMRRAFYLLRKTSKNRSGSGKQQQQQPVANNNNIPFMIHCQIGKEIKHICSNCRGADPHEVEEVERLAAMRSDSLVPGTHTPPIRRRSKFATLGRLFKPWKWRKKKSEQFKQTSAVLERKMSTRQSREELIKRGVLKDIYDKDGTVVTRGEEVNMENGMSPALGGSDPSHCDGAELMDGAVSAIGTVEFQLSGEGTSPQDHTQNPSQTPPTKKVMVYPGDGGGAESSHHVLKQPKQPPALPPKPFNRLPNHITEGMPVKLPCMSMKLSPPLPPKKLMICVPVGAGVSMEPSALTFQKCPPPSHHVGSLGGHSLHYGTLPVPLHPPSRIIEELNKTLALTMKRYESSLHHVVPTVMIACDNNKENLSNEEDYQDIPGSYRDEEDEDDDETLFSSTLALKVLRKDSLAIKISNRPSVRELEEKNILPRQSDQERLEFRQQIGTKLTRRLSQRPTTEELEQRNILKPRNELEELDEMRELKKRLSRKLSQRPTVEELREAKILTRFSDYVEVADAQDYDRRADKPWTRLTAADKVITLTCRCAHRTHIYNHTHIQSHTNAQSFVGLKNYRNFQ; encoded by the exons ATGAGCTCCTGGTACGCGTCTGGTTCTCGGAACGACGCTCCCTCCCCACTCCCAGCCGTTATCGAGGAGAAGCCGCCGATGAGGAGAGCGTTTTACCTGCTTCGGAAGACGTCCAAGAATCGCAGCGGTAGCGGtaagcaacagcagcagcaacccgtggcaaacaacaacaacattcctTTCATGATCCACTGCCAGATCGGGAAGGAGATCAAGCACATATGCAGCAACTGCCGCGGCGCAGACCCACATGAAG ttGAGGAGGTGGAGCGACTGGCAGCGATGCGATCTGATTCGCTTGTCCCtggcacacacacccctcctatTCGCAGACGGAGCAAGTTTGCCACCCTCGGGCGTCTGTTCAAACCGTGGaaatggaggaagaagaagagcgaGCAGTTCAAGCAGACATCTGCTG TCCTGGAGAGGAAGATGTCGACCcggcagagcagagaggagctGATCAAGAGAGGAGTGCTGAAGGACATCTACGAcaaag acGGAACAGTAgtaacgagaggagaggaggtcaaTATGGAGAATGGGATGTCTCCAGCGTTAGGAGGGTCTGATCCATCACATTGTGATGGAGCTGAGCTGATGGATGGAGCAGTGTCAGCCATAG GTACAGTAGAGTTCCAGTTGTCTGGAGAGGGGACGTCTCCACAAGACCACACCCAGAATCCCAGCCAGACTCCACCCACTAAGAAGGTCATGGTGTATCCAGGCGACGGCGGCGGGGCAGAGTCATCTCATCACGTCCTAAAACAACCCAAACAACCCCCAGCGCTACCACCCAAACCCTTCAACAGACTTCCCAACCACATCACAG agGGTATGCCTGTGAAGCTGCCCTGTATGTCCATGAAGctgtctcctcctctacctcctaaGAAGCTGATGATCTGTGTGCCTGTGGGAGCGGGGGTGAGCATGGAGCCCTCGGCCCTCACCTTCCAAAAgtgcccccctccctctcaccatgTGGGGTCCCTTGGGGGCCACTCCCTACACTACGGGACACTTCCTGTGCCCCTACACCCCCCCAGCCGCATCATCGAGGAACTCAACAAGACCCTGGCCCTTACCATGAAGCGATACGAGAG CTCCCTGCACCATGTGGTTCCCACGGTGATGATAGCATGTGATAACAACAAAGAGAACCTCTCCAACGAAGAAGACTACCAAGACATACCTGGGTCGTACAGGGACGAggaggatgaagatgatgatgaaacACTGTTTTCAA gtacCCTGGCTCTGAAGGTATTGAGGAAGGACTCCTTGGCCATTAAGATCAGTAACCGTCCGTCTGTGAGAGAGCTAGAGGAGAAGAACATCCTGCCCAGACAGTCAGACCAGGAGAGACTGGAGTTCAGGCAGCAAATAGGCACCAAGCTCACACG GAGGTTGAGTCAACGGCCAACTACAGAGGAGTTGGAACAGAGAAACATACTCAAAC cgCGTAATGAACTGGAGGAGCTAGATGAGATGAGAGAGCTAAAGAAACGCCTGTCTAGAAag TTGAGTCAGAGGCCTACAGTGGAGGAGCTGAGGGAAGCTAAGATCCTGACCCGCTTCAGTGACTATGTAGAGGTAGCCGACGCCCAGGACTACGACAGGAGGGCAGACAAACCGTGGACAAGACTCACAGCTGCAGATAAGGTAATAACACTCACATGCAGGTGCGCACaccgcacacacatatacaatcacacacacatacaatcacacacaaatgcacagtcATTCGTAGGTTTGAAAAATTacaggaactttcaataa
- the LOC110524669 gene encoding phosphatase and actin regulator 1 isoform X5, translated as MAALPEDEIDRRPIRRVRSKSDTPYITEARLSLHLETVEEVERLAAMRSDSLVPGTHTPPIRRRSKFATLGRLFKPWKWRKKKSEQFKQTSAVLERKMSTRQSREELIKRGVLKDIYDKDGTVVTRGEEVNMENGMSPALGGSDPSHCDGAELMDGAVSAIGTVEFQLSGEGTSPQDHTQNPSQTPPTKKVMVYPGDGGGAESSHHVLKQPKQPPALPPKPFNRLPNHITEGMPVKLPCMSMKLSPPLPPKKLMICVPVGAGVSMEPSALTFQKCPPPSHHVGSLGGHSLHYGTLPVPLHPPSRIIEELNKTLALTMKRYESSLHHVVPTVMIACDNNKENLSNEEDYQDIPGSYRDEEDEDDDETLFSSTLALKVLRKDSLAIKISNRPSVRELEEKNILPRQSDQERLEFRQQIGTKLTRRLSQRPTTEELEQRNILKPRNELEELDEMRELKKRLSRKLSQRPTVEELREAKILTRFSDYVEVADAQDYDRRADKPWTRLTAADKAAIRKELNEFKSTEMEVHEGSRHLTRFHRP; from the exons ttGAGGAGGTGGAGCGACTGGCAGCGATGCGATCTGATTCGCTTGTCCCtggcacacacacccctcctatTCGCAGACGGAGCAAGTTTGCCACCCTCGGGCGTCTGTTCAAACCGTGGaaatggaggaagaagaagagcgaGCAGTTCAAGCAGACATCTGCTG TCCTGGAGAGGAAGATGTCGACCcggcagagcagagaggagctGATCAAGAGAGGAGTGCTGAAGGACATCTACGAcaaag acGGAACAGTAgtaacgagaggagaggaggtcaaTATGGAGAATGGGATGTCTCCAGCGTTAGGAGGGTCTGATCCATCACATTGTGATGGAGCTGAGCTGATGGATGGAGCAGTGTCAGCCATAG GTACAGTAGAGTTCCAGTTGTCTGGAGAGGGGACGTCTCCACAAGACCACACCCAGAATCCCAGCCAGACTCCACCCACTAAGAAGGTCATGGTGTATCCAGGCGACGGCGGCGGGGCAGAGTCATCTCATCACGTCCTAAAACAACCCAAACAACCCCCAGCGCTACCACCCAAACCCTTCAACAGACTTCCCAACCACATCACAG agGGTATGCCTGTGAAGCTGCCCTGTATGTCCATGAAGctgtctcctcctctacctcctaaGAAGCTGATGATCTGTGTGCCTGTGGGAGCGGGGGTGAGCATGGAGCCCTCGGCCCTCACCTTCCAAAAgtgcccccctccctctcaccatgTGGGGTCCCTTGGGGGCCACTCCCTACACTACGGGACACTTCCTGTGCCCCTACACCCCCCCAGCCGCATCATCGAGGAACTCAACAAGACCCTGGCCCTTACCATGAAGCGATACGAGAG CTCCCTGCACCATGTGGTTCCCACGGTGATGATAGCATGTGATAACAACAAAGAGAACCTCTCCAACGAAGAAGACTACCAAGACATACCTGGGTCGTACAGGGACGAggaggatgaagatgatgatgaaacACTGTTTTCAA gtacCCTGGCTCTGAAGGTATTGAGGAAGGACTCCTTGGCCATTAAGATCAGTAACCGTCCGTCTGTGAGAGAGCTAGAGGAGAAGAACATCCTGCCCAGACAGTCAGACCAGGAGAGACTGGAGTTCAGGCAGCAAATAGGCACCAAGCTCACACG GAGGTTGAGTCAACGGCCAACTACAGAGGAGTTGGAACAGAGAAACATACTCAAAC cgCGTAATGAACTGGAGGAGCTAGATGAGATGAGAGAGCTAAAGAAACGCCTGTCTAGAAag TTGAGTCAGAGGCCTACAGTGGAGGAGCTGAGGGAAGCTAAGATCCTGACCCGCTTCAGTGACTATGTAGAGGTAGCCGACGCCCAGGACTACGACAGGAGGGCAGACAAACCGTGGACAAGACTCACAGCTGCAGATAAG GCTGCTATACGTAAAGAACTCAATGAATTTAAAAGCACAGAGATGGAAGTGCATGAGGGTAGTCGGCATCTAACCAG GTTTCATCGACCATAG
- the LOC110524669 gene encoding phosphatase and actin regulator 1 isoform X2: protein MSSWYASGSRNDAPSPLPAVIEEKPPMRRAFYLLRKTSKNRSGSGKQQQQQPVANNNNIPFMIHCQIGKEIKHICSNCRGADPHEVEEVERLAAMRSDSLVPGTHTPPIRRRSKFATLGRLFKPWKWRKKKSEQFKQTSAVLERKMSTRQSREELIKRGVLKDIYDKDGTVVTRGEEVNMENGMSPALGGSDPSHCDGAELMDGAVSAIVEFQLSGEGTSPQDHTQNPSQTPPTKKVMVYPGDGGGAESSHHVLKQPKQPPALPPKPFNRLPNHITEGMPVKLPCMSMKLSPPLPPKKLMICVPVGAGVSMEPSALTFQKCPPPSHHVGSLGGHSLHYGTLPVPLHPPSRIIEELNKTLALTMKRYESSLHHVVPTVMIACDNNKENLSNEEDYQDIPGSYRDEEDEDDDETLFSSTLALKVLRKDSLAIKISNRPSVRELEEKNILPRQSDQERLEFRQQIGTKLTRRLSQRPTTEELEQRNILKPRNELEELDEMRELKKRLSRKLSQRPTVEELREAKILTRFSDYVEVADAQDYDRRADKPWTRLTAADKVITLTCRCAHRTHIYNHTHIQSHTNAQSFVGLKNYRNFQ from the exons ATGAGCTCCTGGTACGCGTCTGGTTCTCGGAACGACGCTCCCTCCCCACTCCCAGCCGTTATCGAGGAGAAGCCGCCGATGAGGAGAGCGTTTTACCTGCTTCGGAAGACGTCCAAGAATCGCAGCGGTAGCGGtaagcaacagcagcagcaacccgtggcaaacaacaacaacattcctTTCATGATCCACTGCCAGATCGGGAAGGAGATCAAGCACATATGCAGCAACTGCCGCGGCGCAGACCCACATGAAG ttGAGGAGGTGGAGCGACTGGCAGCGATGCGATCTGATTCGCTTGTCCCtggcacacacacccctcctatTCGCAGACGGAGCAAGTTTGCCACCCTCGGGCGTCTGTTCAAACCGTGGaaatggaggaagaagaagagcgaGCAGTTCAAGCAGACATCTGCTG TCCTGGAGAGGAAGATGTCGACCcggcagagcagagaggagctGATCAAGAGAGGAGTGCTGAAGGACATCTACGAcaaag acGGAACAGTAgtaacgagaggagaggaggtcaaTATGGAGAATGGGATGTCTCCAGCGTTAGGAGGGTCTGATCCATCACATTGTGATGGAGCTGAGCTGATGGATGGAGCAGTGTCAGCCATAG TAGAGTTCCAGTTGTCTGGAGAGGGGACGTCTCCACAAGACCACACCCAGAATCCCAGCCAGACTCCACCCACTAAGAAGGTCATGGTGTATCCAGGCGACGGCGGCGGGGCAGAGTCATCTCATCACGTCCTAAAACAACCCAAACAACCCCCAGCGCTACCACCCAAACCCTTCAACAGACTTCCCAACCACATCACAG agGGTATGCCTGTGAAGCTGCCCTGTATGTCCATGAAGctgtctcctcctctacctcctaaGAAGCTGATGATCTGTGTGCCTGTGGGAGCGGGGGTGAGCATGGAGCCCTCGGCCCTCACCTTCCAAAAgtgcccccctccctctcaccatgTGGGGTCCCTTGGGGGCCACTCCCTACACTACGGGACACTTCCTGTGCCCCTACACCCCCCCAGCCGCATCATCGAGGAACTCAACAAGACCCTGGCCCTTACCATGAAGCGATACGAGAG CTCCCTGCACCATGTGGTTCCCACGGTGATGATAGCATGTGATAACAACAAAGAGAACCTCTCCAACGAAGAAGACTACCAAGACATACCTGGGTCGTACAGGGACGAggaggatgaagatgatgatgaaacACTGTTTTCAA gtacCCTGGCTCTGAAGGTATTGAGGAAGGACTCCTTGGCCATTAAGATCAGTAACCGTCCGTCTGTGAGAGAGCTAGAGGAGAAGAACATCCTGCCCAGACAGTCAGACCAGGAGAGACTGGAGTTCAGGCAGCAAATAGGCACCAAGCTCACACG GAGGTTGAGTCAACGGCCAACTACAGAGGAGTTGGAACAGAGAAACATACTCAAAC cgCGTAATGAACTGGAGGAGCTAGATGAGATGAGAGAGCTAAAGAAACGCCTGTCTAGAAag TTGAGTCAGAGGCCTACAGTGGAGGAGCTGAGGGAAGCTAAGATCCTGACCCGCTTCAGTGACTATGTAGAGGTAGCCGACGCCCAGGACTACGACAGGAGGGCAGACAAACCGTGGACAAGACTCACAGCTGCAGATAAGGTAATAACACTCACATGCAGGTGCGCACaccgcacacacatatacaatcacacacacatacaatcacacacaaatgcacagtcATTCGTAGGTTTGAAAAATTacaggaactttcaataa
- the LOC110524669 gene encoding phosphatase and actin regulator 1 isoform X3 produces the protein MSSWYASGSRNDAPSPLPAVIEEKPPMRRAFYLLRKTSKNRSGSGKQQQQQPVANNNNIPFMIHCQIGKEIKHICSNCRGADPHEVEEVERLAAMRSDSLVPGTHTPPIRRRSKFATLGRLFKPWKWRKKKSEQFKQTSAVLERKMSTRQSREELIKRGVLKDIYDKDGTVVTRGEEVNMENGMSPALGGSDPSHCDGAELMDGAVSAIGTVEFQLSGEGTSPQDHTQNPSQTPPTKKVMVYPGDGGGAESSHHVLKQPKQPPALPPKPFNRLPNHITEGMPVKLPCMSMKLSPPLPPKKLMICVPVGAGVSMEPSALTFQKCPPPSHHVGSLGGHSLHYGTLPVPLHPPSRIIEELNKTLALTMKRYESSLHHVVPTVMIACDNNKENLSNEEDYQDIPGSYRDEEDEDDDETLFSSTLALKVLRKDSLAIKISNRPSVRELEEKNILPRQSDQERLEFRQQIGTKLTRRLSQRPTTEELEQRNILKPRNELEELDEMRELKKRLSRKLSQRPTVEELREAKILTRFSDYVEVADAQDYDRRADKPWTRLTAADKAAIRKELNEFKSTEMEVHEGSRHLTRFHRP, from the exons ATGAGCTCCTGGTACGCGTCTGGTTCTCGGAACGACGCTCCCTCCCCACTCCCAGCCGTTATCGAGGAGAAGCCGCCGATGAGGAGAGCGTTTTACCTGCTTCGGAAGACGTCCAAGAATCGCAGCGGTAGCGGtaagcaacagcagcagcaacccgtggcaaacaacaacaacattcctTTCATGATCCACTGCCAGATCGGGAAGGAGATCAAGCACATATGCAGCAACTGCCGCGGCGCAGACCCACATGAAG ttGAGGAGGTGGAGCGACTGGCAGCGATGCGATCTGATTCGCTTGTCCCtggcacacacacccctcctatTCGCAGACGGAGCAAGTTTGCCACCCTCGGGCGTCTGTTCAAACCGTGGaaatggaggaagaagaagagcgaGCAGTTCAAGCAGACATCTGCTG TCCTGGAGAGGAAGATGTCGACCcggcagagcagagaggagctGATCAAGAGAGGAGTGCTGAAGGACATCTACGAcaaag acGGAACAGTAgtaacgagaggagaggaggtcaaTATGGAGAATGGGATGTCTCCAGCGTTAGGAGGGTCTGATCCATCACATTGTGATGGAGCTGAGCTGATGGATGGAGCAGTGTCAGCCATAG GTACAGTAGAGTTCCAGTTGTCTGGAGAGGGGACGTCTCCACAAGACCACACCCAGAATCCCAGCCAGACTCCACCCACTAAGAAGGTCATGGTGTATCCAGGCGACGGCGGCGGGGCAGAGTCATCTCATCACGTCCTAAAACAACCCAAACAACCCCCAGCGCTACCACCCAAACCCTTCAACAGACTTCCCAACCACATCACAG agGGTATGCCTGTGAAGCTGCCCTGTATGTCCATGAAGctgtctcctcctctacctcctaaGAAGCTGATGATCTGTGTGCCTGTGGGAGCGGGGGTGAGCATGGAGCCCTCGGCCCTCACCTTCCAAAAgtgcccccctccctctcaccatgTGGGGTCCCTTGGGGGCCACTCCCTACACTACGGGACACTTCCTGTGCCCCTACACCCCCCCAGCCGCATCATCGAGGAACTCAACAAGACCCTGGCCCTTACCATGAAGCGATACGAGAG CTCCCTGCACCATGTGGTTCCCACGGTGATGATAGCATGTGATAACAACAAAGAGAACCTCTCCAACGAAGAAGACTACCAAGACATACCTGGGTCGTACAGGGACGAggaggatgaagatgatgatgaaacACTGTTTTCAA gtacCCTGGCTCTGAAGGTATTGAGGAAGGACTCCTTGGCCATTAAGATCAGTAACCGTCCGTCTGTGAGAGAGCTAGAGGAGAAGAACATCCTGCCCAGACAGTCAGACCAGGAGAGACTGGAGTTCAGGCAGCAAATAGGCACCAAGCTCACACG GAGGTTGAGTCAACGGCCAACTACAGAGGAGTTGGAACAGAGAAACATACTCAAAC cgCGTAATGAACTGGAGGAGCTAGATGAGATGAGAGAGCTAAAGAAACGCCTGTCTAGAAag TTGAGTCAGAGGCCTACAGTGGAGGAGCTGAGGGAAGCTAAGATCCTGACCCGCTTCAGTGACTATGTAGAGGTAGCCGACGCCCAGGACTACGACAGGAGGGCAGACAAACCGTGGACAAGACTCACAGCTGCAGATAAG GCTGCTATACGTAAAGAACTCAATGAATTTAAAAGCACAGAGATGGAAGTGCATGAGGGTAGTCGGCATCTAACCAG GTTTCATCGACCATAG